The following coding sequences lie in one Desulfurispira natronophila genomic window:
- a CDS encoding citrate (Si)-synthase, translated as MGLKEKLEQKIQEHRPRTTKLMKEHGNVKIGEVTIEQAIGGARGVKCLVTDISYLDPQEGIRFRGKTIDETFDCLPKVPGKQYPSVEAFWYFLLTGEAPTAAEAEEVIADFKARSTVPQYVIDLLRAMPRDSHPMAMFSAAIVAMQRESKFSAYYKSGQFNKMEAWKPMYEECTDLLAKLPAIGAYIYRMKYKGDQHIPSNPDLDFGGNFAHMMGVEEPYDDVARMYFILHSDHESGNVSAHTTHLVASALSDAYYSLSAGINGLAGPLHGLANEEVLRWTQNFMDKLGGQEPTKEAVQKALWDTLNSGQVIPGYGHAVLRKTDPRYTAQRQFCLENDGLKDYPLFKLVSMIYEVAPDILLEQGKAKNPWPNVDAQSGVIQWYYGVTEYDFYTVLFGIGRAIGVLANITWDRALGYPIERPKSVTTEMLEEMAAKG; from the coding sequence ATGGGTTTGAAAGAGAAGCTGGAACAGAAGATTCAGGAGCATCGTCCCCGTACCACAAAGCTCATGAAAGAACATGGTAATGTAAAAATCGGTGAAGTCACTATTGAGCAGGCTATTGGCGGCGCACGCGGCGTCAAGTGTCTGGTGACTGATATTTCTTACCTTGACCCTCAGGAAGGTATTCGCTTCCGTGGAAAAACAATTGACGAGACCTTCGACTGCCTGCCCAAGGTTCCTGGCAAGCAATACCCTTCTGTAGAAGCCTTCTGGTATTTCCTCCTTACAGGGGAAGCTCCCACAGCAGCAGAGGCAGAAGAAGTCATCGCCGACTTCAAGGCCCGCTCCACAGTACCCCAGTACGTAATTGACCTGCTGCGTGCCATGCCCCGCGACTCTCACCCTATGGCTATGTTCTCGGCTGCTATCGTTGCCATGCAGCGTGAATCAAAGTTCTCCGCCTATTACAAAAGCGGCCAGTTCAACAAAATGGAAGCCTGGAAGCCTATGTACGAAGAGTGCACCGATCTGCTGGCCAAGCTGCCTGCCATCGGCGCTTACATCTACCGCATGAAGTACAAAGGCGACCAGCACATTCCTTCCAACCCCGACTTGGACTTTGGCGGAAACTTCGCCCACATGATGGGCGTCGAAGAGCCTTACGATGACGTTGCTCGCATGTACTTCATCCTGCACTCCGACCATGAGTCAGGCAACGTCTCAGCCCACACTACCCACCTGGTAGCCTCCGCCCTTTCTGACGCATACTACTCCCTCTCGGCTGGCATCAACGGTTTGGCTGGCCCCCTCCACGGCCTTGCCAACGAGGAAGTGCTGCGCTGGACCCAGAACTTCATGGATAAGCTCGGCGGACAAGAGCCTACTAAGGAAGCAGTACAGAAGGCCCTGTGGGACACCCTTAACAGCGGCCAGGTTATCCCCGGTTACGGTCACGCCGTTCTGCGTAAAACCGACCCACGTTACACTGCCCAGCGTCAATTCTGCCTTGAGAACGATGGCCTCAAGGACTACCCCTTGTTCAAGCTTGTTAGCATGATCTACGAAGTTGCACCTGATATCCTGCTGGAGCAAGGTAAAGCCAAGAACCCTTGGCCCAACGTCGACGCTCAGTCTGGTGTTATCCAGTGGTACTACGGTGTTACCGAGTACGACTTCTACACGGTACTCTTCGGTATCGGTCGCGCCATCGGCGTTCTCGCCAACATCACTTGGGACCGCGCCCTCGGATACCCCATCGAGCGCCCAAAATCAGTAACCACCGAAATGCTGGAAGAAATGGCTGCCAAGGGCTAA
- a CDS encoding Hsp20 family protein — MSITRWDPLHNLVFLHDRMNLFYEELQARDRSGAWDYTHSWQPAVDIIACSKCYTVDISLPGVAVGSITLEINDNTLYVSGKRNSCSNAALTCLRLEREQGDFFRAIELERPICEQSISTEHLDGILRIVLQHK; from the coding sequence GTGAGTATAACTCGTTGGGACCCATTGCATAACCTGGTTTTTCTCCATGACCGGATGAACCTGTTCTACGAAGAGTTGCAGGCCCGGGATCGTAGTGGAGCCTGGGATTATACCCATAGCTGGCAACCAGCTGTTGATATTATTGCATGCTCAAAATGCTATACGGTAGACATCAGCTTGCCAGGGGTAGCGGTTGGTAGTATTACACTGGAAATCAATGACAATACTCTCTACGTCTCTGGTAAGCGCAACTCTTGTAGCAACGCTGCGCTTACCTGCCTGCGCCTTGAGCGTGAGCAGGGAGATTTTTTTCGCGCTATTGAGTTGGAGCGTCCAATATGCGAGCAGAGTATTAGCACCGAGCATCTGGACGGTATTCTGCGCATTGTGCTGCAGCACAAGTAG
- the mqnB gene encoding futalosine hydrolase — MILVAIASELEYRQLPSFEDDTVHSAVVGVGKAASAAATTRLIQELSPKLVVSAGIGGYLGLRLRIGDIAVVVDDFLADEGVYGPGGFFHFDTLGFMQCRWQTSLSTAGIPLPVEPFRVEFCRGATVSSTTGCQDLARKRYGDWDGGVCESMEGAAIAQACAAAGVPWIGVRAISNYLEDRDMSRWDIPIAMESLGSYLPQCLAFFQASQCR; from the coding sequence GTGATTCTTGTAGCTATAGCCAGCGAGCTTGAGTATCGCCAGCTTCCTTCCTTTGAAGATGACACTGTTCACAGCGCAGTGGTGGGAGTGGGTAAGGCCGCCAGCGCCGCCGCTACAACCCGCTTGATTCAGGAGCTCTCACCCAAGCTGGTTGTCAGTGCTGGTATCGGAGGGTATTTGGGTCTTCGCCTCAGGATTGGTGATATCGCAGTGGTTGTTGATGATTTTCTGGCTGATGAGGGAGTTTATGGTCCAGGTGGTTTTTTCCATTTTGATACTTTAGGCTTTATGCAGTGTCGTTGGCAGACTTCGTTGAGCACTGCGGGCATTCCTCTTCCTGTTGAGCCTTTCCGGGTAGAGTTTTGTCGAGGAGCGACGGTAAGCTCCACGACTGGCTGCCAGGATTTGGCTCGCAAGCGCTACGGCGATTGGGATGGCGGTGTTTGCGAAAGTATGGAGGGGGCTGCCATTGCTCAGGCCTGTGCCGCTGCTGGTGTGCCATGGATTGGTGTGCGCGCCATCAGCAACTATCTCGAGGATCGGGATATGAGTCGCTGGGATATACCCATTGCCATGGAAAGCCTGGGGTCCTACCTGCCCCAGTGTTTGGCATTTTTTCAAGCTTCCCAGTGCCGCTGA
- a CDS encoding 1,4-dihydroxy-6-naphthoate synthase gives MSKPTLKLGISPCPNDTYIFHHLLQYGHGDFELDVEFHDIDDLNRLCSEDYFDVAKVSCALLADVSDRYGLLRSGGALGRGCGPLLVANESRTLQAGDCVLSPGSRTTAQLLLQRYAQVPVTVRSVLFSEIIPQLRQGQGDLGLLIHESRFTYRDYGLCLVEDLGSWWESLTGVPIPLGGLVARRSLPGAIVRSLQQAVVESVRQAHRKPQETIGFCARYAQEMAPDVMAQHIALYVNDYSLDIGTEGKKALSFLLYGDHEAPAVYLWEYS, from the coding sequence ATGTCTAAGCCAACTCTTAAGCTGGGCATTAGTCCCTGCCCTAACGATACTTATATATTTCATCACCTTCTGCAGTATGGTCATGGTGACTTTGAGCTGGATGTTGAGTTTCACGATATAGATGATCTCAATCGCCTTTGCAGTGAAGATTACTTTGATGTTGCCAAAGTTTCCTGTGCGCTGCTGGCAGATGTCAGTGATCGCTACGGTTTATTGCGCAGTGGCGGTGCCTTGGGGCGTGGATGCGGGCCACTGTTAGTGGCTAATGAGTCACGCACTCTGCAGGCAGGTGACTGTGTTCTTTCTCCCGGGTCTCGCACAACGGCTCAGTTGTTGTTGCAGCGCTACGCCCAGGTGCCTGTTACTGTTCGCTCAGTCCTTTTTAGCGAGATTATTCCCCAGCTTAGGCAGGGGCAGGGAGATCTTGGTCTGCTGATTCACGAGAGTCGTTTCACTTATCGGGACTATGGGTTGTGCCTGGTGGAAGACCTAGGGAGCTGGTGGGAGTCTCTTACCGGTGTTCCTATTCCGTTAGGGGGGCTTGTGGCTCGCCGAAGCCTGCCGGGCGCTATCGTTCGCAGCTTGCAGCAGGCTGTTGTCGAAAGTGTCCGGCAAGCTCACCGCAAGCCGCAGGAAACTATAGGCTTTTGTGCTCGCTATGCACAGGAGATGGCTCCGGATGTTATGGCTCAACATATTGCTTTGTATGTGAATGACTACTCGTTGGATATTGGCACAGAAGGCAAAAAGGCACTCTCTTTTCTGCTTTACGGTGATCACGAAGCTCCGGCAGTTTACTTGTGGGAGTACTCATGA
- the rlmB gene encoding 23S rRNA (guanosine(2251)-2'-O)-methyltransferase RlmB produces the protein MNISGVNSVVEALAGQVHVEKVFLCRKLPKVEQAAQDAQVPVKRLAKEKLDQLFGPNHQGVGAVISAVKLCHSSDILASANCIVLGDRIQDPGNLGAMVRSCAAFGADLILSEHQSSPVNETVVKASAGTIHQVRIARVANLAQILQQCKDNGFWTTALAGEGAPLHSLHLQGKVVLVVGNEGSGVKDILLRQADHVGAIPMVAGVESLNVSAALAIALYECRRQCGFQ, from the coding sequence ATGAATATCAGTGGTGTTAACAGTGTCGTGGAGGCCCTGGCAGGGCAAGTACATGTGGAGAAAGTTTTTCTTTGTCGTAAATTGCCGAAGGTGGAGCAGGCTGCGCAGGACGCCCAGGTTCCTGTCAAGCGGCTGGCAAAAGAGAAATTGGACCAGCTTTTTGGCCCGAACCATCAGGGGGTAGGCGCTGTCATCAGCGCCGTGAAGCTTTGCCACAGTTCGGATATCTTGGCCTCAGCCAATTGCATTGTTCTGGGTGACCGTATACAGGATCCCGGAAACCTGGGGGCAATGGTGCGCAGTTGTGCTGCCTTTGGTGCGGACCTTATTCTCAGTGAGCACCAGTCGTCTCCGGTTAACGAAACGGTGGTCAAGGCCAGCGCCGGGACCATTCATCAGGTGCGAATTGCTCGTGTTGCTAACCTGGCCCAGATTTTACAGCAGTGCAAGGATAATGGTTTCTGGACTACGGCTTTGGCTGGCGAAGGAGCTCCCTTGCACTCATTGCACCTGCAAGGCAAAGTCGTTTTGGTGGTTGGTAACGAAGGTTCAGGCGTCAAAGATATTCTCCTGCGCCAGGCGGACCATGTGGGAGCCATACCGATGGTTGCCGGAGTGGAGAGCCTTAATGTCTCAGCAGCGTTAGCTATTGCACTGTATGAGTGTCGGAGGCAGTGTGGCTTCCAGTGA
- a CDS encoding class I SAM-dependent methyltransferase — MASSELTVEISDLSHVRRLLQSGQSTPHLPPEFVEQAAQMGVPALDSSAMPVLTQLVRLTRPVRVLEIGTGAGFSTWALLEGCCPARIEKLTSIEWNRDRHDFAAQLLARHPLADRLDLVCSNALDFLPMIDETCDFVFIDAIKRHYPIYLELISGLKWTTAVFDNIIGRGSHAKPPAEIIPQRRAATGDMERFLRHVAEDAGMHACVIPVGDGLLTLSRTY, encoded by the coding sequence GTGGCTTCCAGTGAGCTTACTGTTGAAATTAGCGATTTGTCCCATGTGCGTCGCTTACTGCAGTCTGGCCAGAGCACACCACACCTGCCGCCTGAGTTTGTAGAGCAGGCCGCTCAGATGGGTGTGCCGGCCCTTGATTCGTCGGCGATGCCAGTGCTTACCCAATTAGTGCGATTAACCAGGCCTGTCAGGGTGCTGGAGATTGGGACTGGTGCCGGTTTTTCCACCTGGGCGCTGTTGGAGGGGTGCTGTCCCGCTCGCATAGAGAAGCTTACCAGCATCGAATGGAACCGTGATCGGCATGACTTTGCGGCGCAGCTTTTGGCCAGACACCCCCTGGCAGATCGCCTGGATCTGGTTTGCAGCAATGCCCTTGATTTTTTGCCAATGATTGATGAAACCTGCGACTTTGTCTTTATCGACGCCATTAAGCGTCACTACCCCATTTACTTGGAATTGATATCCGGACTCAAGTGGACTACGGCAGTGTTCGATAACATAATAGGACGAGGGTCCCACGCCAAGCCACCTGCCGAAATTATTCCACAACGTCGCGCCGCAACAGGGGATATGGAGCGTTTCTTACGCCACGTTGCCGAGGATGCAGGTATGCACGCCTGTGTTATTCCGGTGGGCGATGGCTTGTTGACGTTGAGCCGCACATACTGA
- a CDS encoding sigma-70 family RNA polymerase sigma factor → MMSQSPSSPGNEDLQGSSPLFHQDVLKHTALGHFSASGDSLRDYLRRISKLPLLSADEEKALARRIAKGDREAYRILVESNLRFVVKVSMKYRDIGINLLDLINEGNVGLLEAARRFDPERGTRFITYAVWWIKQSIIQAIIATSNTVRLPGKQARYANKINVAKRDFARDHDGREPTEKELLDEYGLDTSNVEDILRATRSYVSLDNPIAEGDDRTLKDTLENPPEASTEEEFIRRKVAEEIREILTELEVRDATVVDMRFGITEGVPQTLEEVGTQLALSKERVRQIEERALKRLRRKALNRKLFEYLQ, encoded by the coding sequence ATGATGAGCCAGAGTCCCTCCAGTCCAGGCAATGAAGACTTGCAAGGGAGTTCTCCCTTGTTTCACCAGGACGTTCTCAAGCATACGGCCTTGGGGCATTTTAGCGCTTCTGGGGATAGTCTGCGTGACTATTTGCGGCGCATTAGTAAGCTGCCCCTGCTGAGTGCCGACGAAGAAAAGGCTTTGGCTCGGCGCATTGCCAAAGGTGACCGGGAAGCCTATCGCATTTTGGTGGAGTCCAATTTGCGTTTTGTGGTGAAGGTGTCCATGAAGTACAGGGATATTGGGATCAACCTGTTGGATCTGATTAATGAAGGCAACGTGGGTTTGTTGGAAGCTGCCCGGCGCTTTGACCCTGAGCGGGGTACCAGGTTTATTACTTACGCTGTATGGTGGATTAAGCAGTCAATTATTCAGGCAATAATAGCCACGAGCAATACGGTGCGATTGCCGGGGAAGCAGGCTCGTTACGCCAATAAAATTAATGTGGCTAAGCGGGATTTTGCTCGTGACCATGATGGGCGCGAGCCTACAGAGAAAGAGCTGCTGGATGAGTACGGGCTGGATACCAGTAATGTAGAGGATATTCTGCGTGCTACCCGCTCCTATGTCAGTCTGGATAATCCTATCGCTGAGGGTGATGATCGCACCCTCAAGGACACTCTGGAAAATCCGCCTGAGGCTTCAACGGAGGAAGAGTTTATTCGCCGCAAGGTAGCCGAGGAAATTCGGGAGATACTCACCGAGCTGGAGGTGCGTGATGCCACAGTGGTTGATATGCGCTTTGGCATAACAGAAGGAGTTCCTCAGACCTTGGAAGAGGTTGGGACTCAGTTGGCGCTCTCCAAGGAGCGGGTCCGACAGATAGAGGAGCGAGCCCTCAAGCGCCTGCGGCGCAAGGCGTTGAATCGCAAGCTTTTTGAATACCTGCAGTGA
- a CDS encoding YfaZ family outer membrane protein, with translation MRSATGILAAAAALTVIVASASTAAADWLDINLNDNSLFMDYSYMPMEHSNLHTNFSYLYHSDDGKDDVHMGVLGLFVAERFHEHTSTALGGRLYGFDAAGEKAMVLAIGGTVRQNFHFAPLMGVEASGHIAPKVTSFGKAERFFEGGIRIFYEVLVNADVYLGYRNVQVKYENTSSETVEDSLHFGLRIRF, from the coding sequence ATGCGCTCTGCAACTGGAATACTTGCCGCCGCTGCTGCCCTGACCGTGATCGTGGCAAGCGCCTCAACCGCTGCCGCCGATTGGCTTGATATCAACCTCAACGACAACTCTCTCTTTATGGACTATAGCTACATGCCCATGGAGCACAGCAACCTCCACACCAATTTCTCCTACCTTTACCACTCTGACGATGGCAAGGACGATGTACACATGGGGGTTCTGGGCTTATTTGTGGCGGAACGATTCCATGAGCACACCAGTACAGCTCTCGGTGGGCGGCTCTACGGATTTGATGCTGCCGGGGAAAAGGCCATGGTTTTAGCCATTGGGGGTACTGTACGACAAAATTTCCATTTTGCCCCCCTGATGGGAGTAGAGGCCTCCGGCCATATAGCACCCAAAGTTACGTCTTTCGGCAAAGCTGAGCGCTTTTTTGAAGGAGGCATTCGCATATTCTACGAAGTGCTGGTAAATGCTGACGTCTACCTGGGATATCGCAACGTACAAGTGAAGTATGAAAATACATCTTCTGAAACGGTCGAGGATAGCCTTCACTTCGGTTTGCGCATACGCTTTTGA
- the purB gene encoding adenylosuccinate lyase yields MNTNGYISPFSQRYASAEMSYIFSNDFKFSTWRKLWVALARCEKQLGIPIRDEQIAAMERHIYDIDYEKAAEHEKKLRHDVMAHVHTFGEQVPEAMPIIHLGATSAYVGDNTDLIQMRDALKLVRRKLVNCMHHLSHFALKHRNLPTLGYTHFQPAQLTTVGKRAALWLQDMLLDLQELEFRLETLAFRGVKGTTGTQASFMELFEGDQEKIRQLDAMVSSSMGFDKVLTITGQTYTRKQDTFVLSTLANIASTAHKMATDLRLLANLKEIEEPFEKNQIGSSAMAYKRNPMRSERVCALARFVMSNVMNPLQTHSTQWFERTLDDSANKRLATPEAFLATDSLLDILINICQGMVVYPKMIEKHLMAELPFIATENIMMAAVKKGGDRQEIHEIIRTHSIAAGNRVKNEGGENDLLQRLAEDPRFELNYDELMQTLEPARYVGRAPEQTSEFINEEVQPMLRKYADELGISVELKV; encoded by the coding sequence ATGAACACAAACGGTTATATTTCGCCATTTTCACAACGTTATGCTTCGGCAGAGATGTCGTACATATTTAGTAATGACTTTAAGTTCTCCACCTGGCGTAAGCTCTGGGTAGCCTTGGCGCGCTGCGAAAAACAACTGGGAATACCCATCCGCGATGAGCAAATTGCCGCCATGGAGCGCCACATCTACGACATAGACTACGAGAAAGCTGCTGAGCACGAAAAGAAGCTACGACACGATGTCATGGCACATGTGCACACCTTCGGAGAGCAGGTCCCTGAAGCCATGCCCATCATTCACTTGGGTGCTACCAGTGCCTATGTCGGCGACAACACAGACCTGATTCAGATGCGGGACGCACTGAAGCTTGTGCGACGCAAGCTGGTTAACTGCATGCACCACCTCTCTCACTTCGCCCTCAAGCATCGCAACCTGCCCACCCTAGGCTACACCCATTTCCAGCCAGCGCAGTTAACCACCGTAGGCAAGCGGGCAGCCTTATGGCTTCAGGACATGCTGCTGGACCTGCAGGAGCTGGAATTCCGCCTGGAGACACTGGCATTTCGCGGTGTCAAAGGCACTACCGGCACCCAGGCATCATTTATGGAACTTTTTGAAGGTGATCAGGAGAAAATACGCCAGCTGGACGCCATGGTCAGCTCCAGCATGGGCTTTGACAAAGTGCTTACCATTACCGGTCAGACCTATACTCGCAAGCAGGACACCTTTGTGCTTTCTACCCTGGCAAATATTGCCAGTACGGCCCATAAAATGGCCACGGATCTGCGTCTGCTAGCAAACCTCAAGGAGATCGAAGAGCCCTTTGAAAAAAATCAGATCGGCTCCTCTGCCATGGCATACAAACGCAACCCCATGCGCAGCGAGCGGGTCTGCGCCTTGGCCCGCTTTGTCATGAGCAATGTCATGAACCCGCTTCAGACCCACTCCACCCAGTGGTTCGAACGAACCCTTGATGACTCCGCCAACAAACGTCTGGCCACTCCCGAAGCTTTTCTGGCCACCGATTCCCTGCTGGACATTCTTATCAATATCTGCCAGGGCATGGTAGTCTACCCGAAAATGATTGAAAAGCACCTGATGGCAGAGCTACCCTTTATTGCCACGGAAAACATCATGATGGCCGCAGTGAAAAAGGGTGGCGATCGCCAGGAGATCCACGAAATCATCCGCACCCACTCCATAGCTGCTGGAAATCGAGTTAAAAATGAAGGTGGCGAGAATGACTTACTCCAACGCCTTGCCGAAGATCCCCGATTTGAACTGAACTATGATGAACTGATGCAAACCCTGGAGCCTGCCCGCTATGTGGGACGGGCACCGGAGCAAACCAGCGAGTTTATCAACGAAGAAGTCCAGCCAATGCTGCGTAAGTACGCCGATGAGCTGGGGATCAGCGTGGAACTGAAAGTGTAG
- a CDS encoding GntR family transcriptional regulator, with protein sequence MDYGKSLKDTIADSIREDIILCKLKPGERLIEPKLSERFGISRTPIREAFRQLEGEGFINIIPRKGAVVTEITPKDVDDLYLIAAKLEGLAAYLAVPSITEDDLAQMQRKNDELEKLQGQVVSRDYSFINNSFHSIFINRCHNERLIHILYSLSRQFDRFRNLIITMTDKVDAAVHDHNSILDAFKRREAKLAEDLVYHHVLQSGERLKKLILSKTQ encoded by the coding sequence ATGGACTACGGAAAGTCGCTCAAAGATACTATAGCCGACAGTATTCGTGAAGATATAATTCTGTGTAAGTTGAAGCCAGGGGAGCGACTGATTGAGCCCAAGCTCTCAGAGCGCTTTGGTATCAGTCGTACGCCTATCCGCGAGGCTTTTCGCCAGCTTGAGGGGGAGGGGTTTATCAACATTATTCCCCGCAAGGGCGCTGTCGTTACGGAAATAACCCCCAAGGATGTAGACGATCTCTATCTTATCGCGGCCAAGCTAGAGGGCCTGGCAGCTTACTTGGCGGTTCCCAGCATTACTGAGGATGATCTGGCGCAAATGCAGCGCAAGAACGATGAGCTGGAGAAATTGCAGGGCCAAGTCGTGAGCCGTGACTACTCGTTTATCAATAACAGCTTTCACTCTATTTTCATCAATCGTTGTCATAATGAGCGATTGATTCATATTCTCTACTCTCTCTCCCGGCAGTTTGATCGCTTCCGCAACTTGATTATTACCATGACCGACAAGGTGGATGCTGCGGTGCACGATCATAACAGTATTTTGGATGCCTTCAAGCGACGTGAGGCTAAACTGGCCGAGGATCTGGTTTACCATCACGTTCTGCAAAGTGGGGAGCGTCTCAAAAAACTTATCTTAAGTAAAACTCAGTAA